TCACCGACAAAAATCCACGGCGGCGCAGTACAGTTCAGTCCGCGCAAACAGTGGAATGCCGAGATCACCCATCAGTGGTTCGCCGAGCAGTTGATACCGCGCGTTCTGCGCTGGTATGAACGCCAGCAGTACCAGAATCTGTCGTGGCTGAACAAGCTGCGCCACACCTTGAACGGCGCTGACTTGAACGGAGCTACATCAAACGTAGCTACATCAAACGTAGCTCCCGCGCGACATCAGCTTGAGGGTCACTTCTACTCCAAGGCCGGCATGGCCACCCGCGCTTTCAATGAGTTCCGCTCCGCCCGGGAAACCATCCAGAGCCTGCATCAGATGCAATCACACTTCAGCGTTTATCAGCGCGACGCCGCCATTGAGCCGGCGCTGGTTCAGGTCGCTACGGCATGTGTCGAAGAACTCGCGCACAAGCTCCCGGAATGCCACCACGACTATGTCAGGGGTAATTTAGGCCTGGACAGCCGCCCGCTGGGCGAAGGGATTTTGCACCTGCTGGCCAATCTCGAAGGTCGCGCCGGTGCTGCAAGACTGGAGATGACGTTGCGCTCGATCATTTGTTGTTGTGAGACGACGCATGATTTGTCCGACACCGATTACCGCTGGCTGACTCACAGCTTGATGCCGGTCTGGCTCAGGATGCGCGAAGACATGCTCTGCGATATGTTTCGTTGATCGCACAACCAATGGAGATTGAGTTGAATGGGCAGGCCTGCTCGCGAAGAGGCCCGCCCCGCTCATCATTCCCTCACTGCCCCGCCGCCACACTCGTCGCCGACTCGGCCGGCGTGACAATCGTTTTCAGGTCGATGTGCTTCCACTGCGGTTTCGCCCCCAGCCGCGCGTTGAACCGGTAGTTGAAAGTGAAGTCATCCGCCGTCGCCACGTTCAGCGGTTTGCCGTACACCGCTTCAACGCCCGCCAGGTCGTAACCCATCAACTGCAACATCGTCGGGAAGATGTTGTAGTGGCTGGAGCGATCCTTGTTCGCGGTCAATTGCGCTGACCAGTCGAGCGTCTGCAAATCGCTGCCCTGAATCACCACCAGCGGCACCAGCCCTTCTTCTTCCACCGGATCACCGCCGCAGTGGGTATTGAGCCCAGGATTGCCGCGCTCATGCAGATCCTGGCCATGATCCGAGGTGTAGATCAGCACCGCATTGCTCAGGTCAGCCTGGGCAAACAGCCGCGAGAAAAACTCCCCGACGTTCCACAGCAAAGTGTTTTTGTAGGCGTTGCGGTAGAGCATCCAATCGTCCGGCTGACCATTGAAGCCATCGCGTTTGCTGGTATCCGCCACTTCGACAAATTGCCCGCGCGGCAAGGTCGGGCGATAGGTCATGAAGGCGTCCGGGTATTTGTCGTGGACCGGAAAATGCGCGCCGACCTTGTTGATCACCACCAATTGCGGCGTGCCGTCGTTGAGCAATTCGATGAGCTTGGTCGCGGCCGCCATGTCGCGGTCGAGCACGCTGGTTTTGTCGAATTGCACAAATTCGTCAATGTCTTTTTTCTCGGCATCGTTCATCAGGTTCTGCAGGTTGCCGCCCGTGCGCTGGGCGTCAATGTAGACGGTGCGCAGCCCGGCTTTTTTCGCGTACTGCCAGATCGACGGCAACGTGGTGTTGATGCGCATGTAGTCGGCGCGGGTGCCGCCGTAGCGCAGGGTGATATTGGTGTCGGCGCTGCAATTGGC
The window above is part of the Pseudomonas prosekii genome. Proteins encoded here:
- a CDS encoding sulfatase-like hydrolase/transferase encodes the protein MNRYLKELLLVLYLLKNYDYYLERLSALGIGIPLLLFGAMFAALVIALFMTAYIRQTLIRHLFAGAMFASAVFFDVYTRVTADYLTYSSFVSLVYSGGFIQEAAYQYRDPLISGLLGGLLLLFGIGLKPRRRLRLPGAVLVAAPLMGVLLLSAVLFVRAGEGARGLPIMYTPLAYLNLFTYEALQNTVGPREPVKLARNEQPVGHDIVLIIDESISGNYLDINAPFGVHSNLKQARPGVDIFNYGYAASIANCSADTNITLRYGGTRADYMRINTTLPSIWQYAKKAGLRTVYIDAQRTGGNLQNLMNDAEKKDIDEFVQFDKTSVLDRDMAAATKLIELLNDGTPQLVVINKVGAHFPVHDKYPDAFMTYRPTLPRGQFVEVADTSKRDGFNGQPDDWMLYRNAYKNTLLWNVGEFFSRLFAQADLSNAVLIYTSDHGQDLHERGNPGLNTHCGGDPVEEEGLVPLVVIQGSDLQTLDWSAQLTANKDRSSHYNIFPTMLQLMGYDLAGVEAVYGKPLNVATADDFTFNYRFNARLGAKPQWKHIDLKTIVTPAESATSVAAGQ